A single region of the Devosia sp. FJ2-5-3 genome encodes:
- a CDS encoding heparinase II/III family protein, whose protein sequence is MSGQRIFAARRLLVRTADKLMTTPLTRWTWQGLAELAYKGDLPDFRPADRDAVREMMTGRYLLASKLIETGGASPFGVDVDHPEWWNNLQGFSWLRHFRDVRDPGERLFARTLVLDWIGREGKFDPDSWSLMLTAQRVLNWLRHLTLLLDGATPEQAKTIQRSLGTQVQSLRVRAPMATEPVEALFAAMGLLGAELCEPEDSSNVELRLAKLDALLASQLDVEGLHKSRNPRVQLSLLVELSSLRRAASNHSSPTHSALSDRIDRMHEALDALTLSSGEPVYFNGCGQVPHDVLVAVQANGPSVPPRSRILGGYGILRSGEAVVVADSGLRPPPGYDGEAHAGHLAFEFSHRSELILGSCGPAPLDMPETRDLFRQAIAHSSPTIEGEDAVPVSGKGSGQRVALPAPQLDGAEHSLLLGSAGYAARFGVEIERRLTLIGDGMTLVGQDRLVGKGGDPKGRLAIRFHLAPGIAVHAPVGEGMRRLTLPNGEVWSFLWEGGELHEDDSVRQSAYLGFHRTTQLVLEADVVPGFEIGWILTREQ, encoded by the coding sequence ATGAGCGGTCAGCGCATCTTTGCTGCACGCCGCCTTCTGGTGCGCACTGCCGACAAGCTGATGACCACGCCCCTGACGCGCTGGACCTGGCAGGGACTGGCCGAGCTCGCCTACAAGGGCGACCTGCCCGATTTCCGACCCGCCGACCGCGATGCCGTCCGTGAAATGATGACGGGCCGATATCTGCTGGCCTCCAAGCTGATCGAGACCGGTGGCGCCTCGCCCTTCGGCGTCGATGTCGACCATCCCGAATGGTGGAACAATCTCCAGGGCTTTTCCTGGCTGCGCCATTTTCGCGACGTCCGGGACCCCGGGGAGCGCCTCTTTGCGCGCACGCTGGTGCTCGATTGGATCGGGCGCGAGGGCAAGTTCGACCCCGACAGCTGGTCGCTCATGCTCACGGCCCAGCGCGTTCTCAACTGGCTCCGTCACCTCACCCTCCTGCTCGATGGCGCCACGCCTGAGCAGGCCAAGACCATCCAGCGCAGCCTCGGCACCCAGGTGCAAAGCCTGCGCGTGCGGGCGCCCATGGCCACCGAGCCGGTCGAGGCGCTGTTCGCCGCTATGGGCCTGCTTGGCGCCGAATTGTGCGAGCCCGAAGACAGCAGCAATGTCGAACTGCGCCTGGCCAAGCTCGACGCTCTGCTGGCCAGCCAACTCGATGTCGAGGGCCTGCACAAATCGCGCAATCCGCGTGTGCAATTGTCGCTGCTGGTCGAATTGTCGAGCCTCCGCCGCGCCGCCTCCAATCATTCGAGCCCGACCCATTCGGCCCTCTCCGACCGCATCGATCGCATGCACGAGGCACTTGATGCGCTGACCCTGTCGAGCGGCGAGCCCGTCTATTTCAACGGCTGCGGGCAGGTGCCCCACGATGTGCTGGTGGCGGTGCAGGCCAATGGCCCCAGCGTGCCGCCGCGCTCGCGCATTCTGGGCGGCTACGGCATTCTGCGCAGCGGCGAGGCCGTTGTCGTCGCCGATAGCGGGCTGCGCCCGCCGCCGGGCTATGATGGCGAGGCCCATGCCGGCCATCTGGCCTTCGAATTTTCCCACCGTAGCGAATTGATCCTCGGCTCCTGCGGTCCGGCGCCGCTCGACATGCCCGAAACGCGCGATCTCTTCCGCCAGGCCATCGCCCATTCTTCCCCGACCATCGAAGGGGAAGATGCGGTGCCGGTCAGCGGCAAGGGCTCCGGCCAGCGGGTCGCCCTGCCGGCGCCCCAGCTCGATGGCGCCGAGCACTCTCTGCTGCTCGGTTCGGCCGGCTATGCCGCCCGCTTCGGCGTCGAGATCGAGCGCCGACTGACCCTGATCGGCGATGGCATGACCCTTGTGGGCCAGGACCGCCTCGTCGGCAAGGGTGGTGACCCCAAGGGGCGCCTTGCCATCCGCTTCCACCTGGCGCCCGGCATTGCCGTTCACGCGCCGGTGGGCGAGGGCATGCGCCGCCTGACCCTGCCCAATGGCGAGGTATGGAGCTTTCTCTGGGAGGGTGGCGAACTGCACGAGGACGACAGCGTGCGCCAGTCGGCCTATCTCGGCTTCCACCGCACCACCCAGCTCGTGCTGGAAGCCGATGTGGTCCCCGGCTTTGAAATCGGCTGGATTCTCACCCGCGAACAGTAA
- a CDS encoding RsmB/NOP family class I SAM-dependent RNA methyltransferase, whose product MKHKPDPAGLKLRLVAAQRLRAVLGGEHFSPLGEKDLADGRDRALANRLVTTALVRQGQINVMLAELLDKGLPPRSGNFEAVLRLSLAQLVFLPDIGAHSALFLAVEAAKKDQKTRHLAGLMNAVLRRAQSNSARYGLMDEALLIPEHFRTIWEKAYGAEALAAFSEALINGAPLDLTLKDEDPALIEALGAEKLIHDSVRIPFRDRPVDALPAYDEGRWWVQDAASALPARLLRAPEGSAVLDLCAAPGGKTAQLIKAGYKVTALDNDSHRLERLKTNMARLGYAPEIVLADAVTYAAPEPFAGILLDAPCSATGTFRRHPEVLWHRQATDIAGRARLQQSLIANAVRALAPGGSLIYCVCSLEPQEGEAQIDWMLETFPELTLDPVRPEELPGLEQAVTPAGLVRTHPGMAPANVEGGMDGFFVARFRRAG is encoded by the coding sequence GTGAAGCATAAACCTGATCCTGCGGGGCTCAAACTCCGCCTCGTCGCCGCCCAGCGGCTCCGCGCCGTGCTTGGCGGCGAGCATTTTTCTCCCTTGGGGGAAAAGGACCTTGCCGATGGGCGCGACCGGGCGCTGGCCAACAGGCTGGTGACGACGGCCCTCGTCCGTCAGGGCCAGATCAATGTCATGCTGGCCGAACTGCTGGACAAGGGCCTGCCGCCGCGGTCCGGTAATTTCGAGGCGGTGCTGCGCCTGTCGCTGGCGCAACTGGTTTTCCTGCCCGATATCGGCGCCCACAGCGCCCTCTTTCTCGCCGTCGAGGCCGCCAAGAAAGACCAGAAAACCCGGCACCTGGCCGGCCTGATGAATGCCGTGCTCCGCCGTGCCCAGTCCAATTCGGCCCGCTATGGGTTGATGGACGAGGCCCTTCTTATTCCCGAGCATTTCCGGACCATCTGGGAAAAGGCCTATGGCGCCGAGGCGCTGGCAGCTTTTTCCGAAGCGCTGATCAATGGCGCCCCGCTCGACCTCACCCTCAAGGACGAGGACCCCGCCCTCATCGAGGCGCTGGGGGCGGAAAAACTCATCCACGATTCGGTGCGCATTCCTTTCCGCGATCGCCCGGTCGATGCCTTGCCCGCCTATGACGAGGGCCGCTGGTGGGTGCAGGATGCCGCTTCCGCCCTGCCGGCGCGGCTCCTCCGCGCGCCCGAGGGCAGCGCCGTGCTCGACCTTTGCGCCGCGCCCGGAGGCAAGACGGCGCAGCTGATCAAGGCCGGCTACAAGGTCACCGCGCTCGACAATGATTCTCACCGGCTCGAGCGCCTCAAGACTAATATGGCCCGTCTCGGCTACGCGCCCGAGATCGTCCTCGCCGATGCCGTCACCTACGCGGCGCCCGAGCCCTTTGCCGGCATTCTGCTCGATGCGCCCTGTTCGGCAACCGGCACCTTCCGCCGCCATCCCGAAGTGCTCTGGCATCGTCAGGCGACCGACATTGCCGGCCGCGCCCGGCTCCAGCAATCGCTGATCGCCAATGCGGTGCGCGCGCTCGCGCCGGGCGGCAGCTTGATCTATTGTGTGTGCTCGCTCGAGCCGCAGGAGGGCGAGGCGCAAATCGACTGGATGCTCGAAACCTTCCCCGAGCTGACGCTCGATCCGGTCCGTCCGGAGGAGCTGCCGGGGCTCGAACAGGCCGTCACCCCGGCCGGCCTCGTGCGCACCCATCCCGGCATGGCGCCTGCCAATGTCGAGGGCGGCATGGACGGTTTCTTCGTTGCCCGCTTCCGTCGTGCGGGGTGA